From Candidatus Bathyanammoxibius amoris, the proteins below share one genomic window:
- a CDS encoding DUF72 domain-containing protein — translation VTHDYLKTFSKRLGGMPVVVEFRNRAWHNDATLDLLRENGLGYCVVDEPRLPSLMPFNPRATSAVGYFRLHGRNPRWFNVPTSVRYDYLYGEAELQEFLGPIHEVESLTRTTFVFFNNCHAGSAVRNALRLREMLGLSEEPAPGGQRELPF, via the coding sequence GGGTTACGCACGACTACCTGAAGACCTTTAGTAAGAGGCTTGGGGGTATGCCCGTGGTGGTGGAGTTCAGGAACCGCGCGTGGCATAATGACGCCACCCTTGACCTTCTCAGGGAAAACGGGCTTGGCTACTGTGTGGTGGACGAACCCAGGCTGCCGAGTCTGATGCCCTTTAACCCCAGGGCGACCTCTGCGGTGGGGTATTTTCGCCTGCACGGCAGAAACCCGCGGTGGTTCAACGTCCCCACCTCGGTGAGATATGACTATCTGTACGGCGAGGCCGAACTCCAGGAGTTTTTGGGGCCCATCCATGAGGTTGAGTCCCTAACCCGGACCACCTTCGTTTTTTTCAACAACTGCCACGCAGGCTCCGCCGTGCGTAACGCCTTGAGGTTGAGAGAGATGCTGGGCCTTTCGGAAGAACCCGCCCCCGGCGGTCAGCGGGAACTGCCGTTTTGA